The following are from one region of the Actinoplanes sp. L3-i22 genome:
- a CDS encoding ABC transporter permease: MTVTAETGNQVAAAGPEHDPAGVRWLIFARDRGIFVLWVLLLIAFSLWASPYFASVNNALLIANAAALTAIFAAGIAVGIICGALDLSIPGTAAMAGCVCGWLMTHGVPVGVGIVAGLAVGVVVGVVNGLIALRGFNPIIVTIGSLSVLSGLAAALAGGYTIPGLTGLMFLGTDRFAGVPAPVWVVAALFLAGTLFLTRTRDGIRLMAVGGNAEAVRRSGINADRYKVLGFVVSGFCAALGGLVTAAMVTEANPAANPGIIFNALTAVALAGVALSGGRGSLPRVLVGALILGTIANGLTIKGIQPYWATAVTGLLLLGSLGLEKWVSTTVSRRLVATAQASAHTGTR; the protein is encoded by the coding sequence ATGACCGTGACCGCCGAGACCGGCAACCAGGTCGCCGCCGCCGGGCCGGAGCACGACCCGGCCGGCGTCCGCTGGCTGATCTTCGCCCGTGACCGGGGCATCTTCGTGCTCTGGGTGCTCCTGCTGATCGCCTTCAGCCTGTGGGCGAGTCCCTACTTCGCCAGCGTGAACAACGCGCTCCTGATCGCGAACGCGGCGGCGCTGACCGCGATCTTCGCGGCCGGCATCGCGGTCGGCATCATCTGCGGGGCGCTCGACCTGTCCATCCCGGGCACCGCCGCGATGGCCGGCTGTGTCTGCGGCTGGCTGATGACGCACGGCGTCCCGGTCGGCGTCGGGATCGTCGCCGGCCTGGCCGTGGGCGTCGTGGTCGGGGTGGTGAACGGGTTGATCGCGTTGCGCGGCTTCAACCCGATCATCGTCACGATCGGGTCGTTGTCGGTGCTGTCCGGGCTGGCCGCCGCGCTGGCCGGGGGGTACACGATCCCGGGGCTGACCGGCCTGATGTTCCTGGGCACGGACCGCTTCGCGGGCGTTCCGGCGCCGGTCTGGGTGGTGGCGGCGCTGTTCCTGGCCGGGACACTGTTCCTGACCCGGACCCGGGACGGCATCCGCCTGATGGCGGTCGGCGGCAACGCCGAGGCGGTGCGGCGCTCCGGCATCAACGCCGACCGGTACAAGGTGCTGGGCTTCGTGGTGAGCGGGTTCTGCGCGGCGCTCGGCGGCCTGGTGACGGCGGCCATGGTGACCGAGGCGAACCCGGCCGCCAACCCCGGCATCATCTTCAACGCGCTCACCGCGGTCGCGCTGGCCGGGGTCGCGCTCAGCGGCGGCCGGGGCTCGCTGCCCCGGGTGCTGGTCGGCGCGCTGATCCTCGGCACCATCGCGAACGGGCTGACCATCAAGGGGATCCAGCCGTACTGGGCCACCGCGGTCACCGGGCTGCTCCTGCTCGGCTCGCTCGGCCTGGAGAAGTGGGTGTCCACCACGGTCTCCCGGCGACTGGTCGCCACCGCCCAGGCGTCGGCCCACACCGGAACGAGGTAA
- a CDS encoding ATP-binding cassette domain-containing protein, producing the protein MTETETAPALELRGIDMHYGYVRALDSIDFAVRQGEVVGLLGDNGAGKSTLLKVMSGAHQPTAGTILVHGEPAVFHSPSQSTAAGVQMVYQDLALVDAQDIATNLNLGREILRRGPLGWLGFVDHKAQRKRAAAELDRLGVRTAAVTRPVEMLSGGQRQVVALARAATRITGDRNGVLLLDEPTAALGYEQTRQVEALIRRMAEQGVACVLVTHNLPLAAEVCDRIVVLNRGRKVADVAAEKTDNDQLVGWITGARGSMFA; encoded by the coding sequence GTGACCGAGACCGAGACGGCGCCCGCACTGGAGCTGCGCGGCATCGACATGCACTACGGCTACGTCCGCGCCCTGGACAGCATCGACTTCGCGGTGCGGCAGGGCGAGGTGGTCGGGCTGCTCGGCGACAACGGGGCCGGCAAGTCGACACTGCTCAAGGTGATGTCCGGGGCGCACCAGCCGACCGCCGGCACGATTCTGGTGCACGGCGAGCCGGCGGTGTTCCACTCGCCGAGCCAGTCGACCGCCGCCGGCGTACAGATGGTCTATCAGGATCTTGCCCTGGTCGACGCGCAGGACATCGCGACGAACCTGAACCTGGGCCGGGAGATCCTGCGCCGGGGACCGCTCGGCTGGCTCGGGTTCGTCGATCACAAGGCGCAGCGCAAGCGGGCGGCCGCCGAGCTCGACCGGCTGGGCGTGCGGACCGCGGCGGTGACCCGCCCGGTCGAGATGCTCTCCGGCGGTCAGCGGCAGGTGGTCGCGCTGGCCCGGGCCGCGACCCGGATCACCGGGGACCGCAACGGCGTGCTGCTGCTCGACGAGCCGACCGCCGCGCTCGGCTACGAGCAGACCAGGCAGGTGGAGGCGCTGATCCGGCGGATGGCCGAGCAGGGGGTGGCGTGCGTGCTGGTCACCCACAACCTGCCGCTCGCGGCCGAGGTCTGCGACCGGATCGTGGTGCTCAACCGGGGCCGCAAGGTCGCCGACGTGGCAGCCGAGAAGACCGACAACGATCAGTTGGTCGGCTGGATCACCGGAGCGCGGGGGTCGATGTTCGCATGA
- a CDS encoding glycoside hydrolase family 1 protein, with protein MTFLWGVATSGHQIEGGNDTSDTWFAEHVSPTVFREPSGPACEGLRRWREDLDLVAGMGLTAYRFSVEWSRVEPVEGEFSEAALDHYAAIVDRCRELGLAPVVTFNHMTAPHWFAARGGWLDPGSAAAFARYCTVLMDRIGDAIAYAVTLNEPNLPRLLSWVPMPDFVRDLERATLEAAGRAAGVERYRLANVALPEEFDALETGMAAGHLAGKAAIKACRPDLPVGLSLAVVDDQAVGDPTIRDQKRIEAYGRWLRLVRDDDFVGVQNYERARYDGNGLLPEEGGGLFSSVHPSSLGNAVRYVHAETGVPVFVTEHGLASPDDSRRAAFLEPSLAGLRAAIDEGVPVLGYLHWTLLDNYEWIFGYDVQLGLVEVDRKTFDRTPKPSAAEYARLVRAFRQSW; from the coding sequence ATGACGTTTCTCTGGGGCGTCGCGACGTCCGGGCACCAGATCGAGGGCGGCAACGACACCAGCGACACCTGGTTCGCCGAGCACGTCTCGCCGACCGTCTTCCGGGAGCCGTCCGGTCCGGCCTGCGAGGGCCTGCGCCGCTGGCGGGAGGACCTGGACCTGGTCGCCGGGATGGGCCTGACCGCGTACCGGTTCTCGGTCGAGTGGTCCCGGGTCGAGCCGGTCGAGGGGGAGTTCTCCGAGGCCGCGCTGGACCACTACGCCGCGATCGTGGACCGCTGCCGGGAGCTGGGCCTGGCGCCGGTGGTGACGTTCAACCACATGACGGCGCCGCACTGGTTCGCGGCCCGCGGCGGCTGGCTCGATCCCGGGTCGGCGGCGGCGTTCGCGCGCTACTGCACGGTGCTGATGGACCGGATCGGCGACGCGATCGCCTACGCGGTGACGCTGAACGAGCCGAACCTGCCGCGCCTGCTCTCCTGGGTGCCGATGCCGGACTTCGTGCGCGATCTGGAGCGCGCCACCCTGGAGGCGGCGGGCCGGGCGGCCGGCGTCGAGCGGTACCGGCTGGCCAACGTCGCGCTGCCGGAGGAGTTCGACGCGCTGGAGACCGGCATGGCCGCCGGGCACCTGGCCGGCAAGGCGGCGATCAAGGCGTGCCGGCCGGATCTCCCGGTCGGGCTGAGCCTCGCGGTCGTCGACGACCAAGCGGTCGGCGACCCCACGATCAGAGATCAAAAGCGAATTGAGGCGTACGGCCGTTGGCTCCGTCTCGTCCGTGACGACGACTTCGTCGGCGTGCAGAACTACGAACGCGCCCGCTACGACGGCAACGGTCTGCTGCCGGAGGAGGGCGGCGGGCTGTTCTCCAGCGTGCACCCGTCGTCGCTGGGCAACGCGGTCCGCTACGTGCACGCCGAGACCGGCGTCCCGGTCTTCGTCACCGAGCACGGCCTGGCGAGTCCCGACGACAGCCGCCGTGCCGCGTTCCTCGAGCCGTCCCTGGCCGGGCTGCGCGCGGCGATCGACGAGGGGGTGCCGGTGCTCGGCTATCTGCACTGGACCCTGCTCGACAACTACGAGTGGATCTTCGGCTACGACGTCCAGCTCGGCCTGGTCGAGGTGGATCGCAAGACGTTCGACCGGACACCGAAGCCGAGCGCCGCCGAGTACGCGCGGCTGGTGCGAGCCTTCCGCCAGTCCTGGTGA
- a CDS encoding SDR family NAD(P)-dependent oxidoreductase, whose translation MSRLAGLAVLVTGTAGGIGRATALVCAREGAHVIGGDLDAAGASETAELIRAAGGRTDTIAPVDLATEDGARHWVDAAAELAGGVDVLVNNASAIRFGAIDELSYADWSFTIRHELDIVFLVTRAAWPHLIRRGGGAIVNVGSISGSRGAFFMPQNAHGAAKGGVLALTYQLAVEGGPKGIRVNAVSPAMTETPQTLPTLMDPDGPAEAIRNAVPLRKWGQPADVANAILFLASADSSHVTGANIPVDGGAAAVG comes from the coding sequence TTGAGTCGGCTCGCCGGCCTGGCCGTGCTCGTCACCGGCACCGCCGGGGGCATCGGCCGGGCCACCGCGTTGGTCTGCGCCCGGGAGGGCGCCCACGTGATCGGCGGCGACCTCGACGCGGCCGGAGCGTCCGAAACCGCCGAGTTGATCCGGGCGGCCGGCGGCCGCACCGACACGATCGCCCCGGTCGACCTGGCCACCGAGGACGGCGCGCGGCACTGGGTGGACGCCGCGGCCGAGCTGGCCGGCGGCGTGGACGTGCTGGTCAACAACGCGTCGGCGATCCGGTTCGGCGCGATCGACGAGCTGTCCTACGCCGACTGGTCGTTCACCATCCGGCACGAGCTGGACATCGTCTTCCTGGTCACCCGGGCCGCGTGGCCGCATCTGATCAGGCGTGGCGGCGGCGCGATCGTGAACGTCGGCTCGATCTCCGGCTCGCGTGGCGCGTTCTTCATGCCGCAGAACGCGCACGGCGCGGCCAAGGGTGGGGTGCTCGCGCTGACCTACCAGCTCGCGGTCGAGGGCGGGCCGAAAGGGATCAGGGTCAACGCGGTCAGTCCGGCGATGACCGAGACCCCGCAGACGTTGCCGACCCTGATGGACCCGGACGGCCCGGCCGAGGCGATCCGCAACGCCGTGCCGCTGCGCAAGTGGGGGCAGCCGGCGGACGTCGCGAACGCGATCCTCTTTCTGGCCTCCGCCGACTCCTCGCACGTGACCGGCGCAAACATCCCGGTCGACGGCGGCGCGGCGGCAGTCGGATGA
- a CDS encoding FAD-binding oxidoreductase: protein MNLIRRGDAGYEAARVGRIFNDRRPERYPAAILLAADADQVAAGVRLARTENLTVSVRSGGHSWAAWSLRDDALLIDLGSLNRLAYDATTGVVVAGPAARGGLDLSPYLAERGRAFPVGHCPEVGLGGYLLQGGQGWNGRRMGWACESVVAVDVVTADGELVRADAERNSDLYWAARGAGPGFPGIVTAFHLQTYEAPAVMWHDTRLFHPDDAAALLGWLHELLPKLDRRVEPVIAATRLPGEPTLLLHTTVMAGSDAEAAELLRVFDGGPLAGRERGHVTGPTSLAEECVAQAAQNPDGYRYAVDCTWTDAPADVLAPLLSRLWSELDTEHSFSIWYGWAPDRELPEMAFSVQGNVYIATYAIYPDAADDEKYRSWVHERTAAIARHGAGVYLGDTDFTRRQDRFLSDAHYRRLEEIRAERDPAGRFASYLTRDRAGLNVHD from the coding sequence ATGAACCTGATCCGCCGCGGCGACGCGGGATACGAGGCGGCCCGGGTCGGCCGGATCTTCAACGACCGGCGGCCGGAGCGCTACCCGGCGGCGATCCTGCTCGCGGCCGACGCCGACCAGGTGGCGGCCGGCGTCCGCCTGGCCCGCACGGAGAACCTGACCGTAAGTGTTCGGTCGGGCGGGCACTCCTGGGCAGCCTGGAGCCTGCGGGACGACGCGCTGCTGATCGATCTCGGCAGCCTGAACCGGCTGGCGTACGACGCTACGACCGGCGTGGTCGTCGCCGGCCCGGCCGCCCGCGGCGGGCTCGACCTGTCCCCGTACCTCGCCGAGCGCGGGCGCGCGTTCCCGGTCGGGCACTGCCCGGAGGTCGGGCTCGGCGGCTACCTGCTGCAGGGCGGGCAGGGCTGGAACGGGCGCCGGATGGGCTGGGCCTGCGAGAGCGTGGTGGCGGTCGACGTGGTCACCGCGGACGGCGAGCTGGTCCGCGCCGACGCCGAGCGGAACAGCGACCTCTACTGGGCGGCCCGCGGCGCCGGCCCCGGCTTCCCCGGCATCGTCACCGCGTTCCACCTGCAGACCTACGAGGCGCCGGCGGTGATGTGGCACGACACCCGGTTGTTCCACCCGGACGACGCCGCCGCCCTGCTCGGCTGGCTGCACGAGCTGCTGCCGAAGCTGGACCGGCGGGTCGAGCCGGTCATCGCGGCCACCCGGCTGCCCGGCGAGCCCACGTTGCTGCTGCACACCACCGTCATGGCCGGCTCCGACGCGGAGGCCGCCGAGCTGCTGCGGGTGTTCGACGGCGGGCCGCTCGCCGGTCGGGAACGGGGCCACGTGACCGGGCCGACCTCGCTCGCCGAGGAGTGCGTGGCGCAGGCGGCGCAGAACCCGGACGGCTACCGGTACGCGGTCGACTGCACCTGGACCGACGCGCCCGCCGACGTCCTCGCGCCGCTGCTCAGCCGGCTCTGGAGCGAGCTGGACACCGAGCACTCGTTCTCCATCTGGTACGGCTGGGCGCCCGACCGGGAACTGCCGGAGATGGCGTTCTCGGTGCAGGGCAACGTCTACATCGCCACGTACGCGATCTACCCCGACGCCGCCGACGACGAGAAGTACCGGAGCTGGGTGCACGAGCGGACCGCCGCCATCGCGCGGCACGGCGCCGGCGTCTACCTCGGCGACACCGACTTCACCCGGCGGCAGGACCGCTTCCTGTCCGATGCCCACTACCGGCGGCTCGAGGAGATCCGCGCCGAGCGGGACCCGGCCGGGCGCTTCGCGTCCTACCTGACCCGCGACCGGGCGGGGCTGAACGTCCATGACTGA
- a CDS encoding VOC family protein: protein MTEARLDHAGLSVRDLDAAARWYCAAFGYVRELELRVDALDLDIVMLIHRGHGDRLELLHRPGSEPGPRAADPGAAALSEGFGHVAFDVADLDTTYAKVVGLGATAVMTPRPSPEPGVRMAFVADPEGNLIEILSRGTTS from the coding sequence ATGACTGAGGCCCGCCTGGACCACGCCGGGCTGTCGGTGCGGGACCTGGACGCGGCCGCGCGGTGGTACTGCGCCGCGTTCGGCTACGTCCGCGAGCTCGAGTTGCGGGTCGACGCGCTCGACCTGGACATCGTGATGCTGATCCATCGCGGGCACGGCGACCGGCTGGAACTGCTGCACCGGCCCGGGTCCGAACCGGGGCCGCGCGCCGCGGATCCGGGGGCGGCGGCGCTGTCCGAGGGCTTCGGGCACGTGGCGTTCGACGTGGCGGATCTGGACACGACGTACGCCAAGGTGGTGGGTCTTGGGGCAACAGCGGTGATGACGCCGCGGCCGTCGCCGGAACCGGGGGTCCGGATGGCGTTCGTCGCCGATCCGGAGGGGAATCTGATCGAGATCCTGTCGAGAGGAACGACGTCATGA
- a CDS encoding flavodoxin family protein — MTILGLGCGQPGGSAEILLTAALRAAGDAELVRLTDLTTDEHLWWLWERLVECDGLIVSTPIMSRTIAARLKTVIDFLLGPNADAAIIEHLVAARRAGVEPAVPFRVDERVLKPRVAGLIAVGGSLTPQWKTLALPLLHTTVFSMHMAVVDQVVLGGAGTPRSILLDDAALERAGRLGANVASQLGVPFDDVRYLGEPGLCPMCHLDVVELTGTAVTCATCGSAGELADGGAIRWTDLTTSVISMAEKRAHAREIQETAAAHAAVRSDLDARAARFGGFDRVSRPPQDA, encoded by the coding sequence ATGACCATTCTCGGCCTCGGCTGCGGGCAGCCCGGCGGGAGCGCGGAGATCCTGCTGACCGCGGCGCTGCGCGCGGCCGGCGACGCCGAGCTGGTCCGGCTGACCGACCTGACCACCGACGAGCACCTGTGGTGGCTGTGGGAACGGCTGGTCGAGTGCGACGGGCTGATCGTCAGCACGCCGATCATGAGCCGGACCATCGCCGCGCGCCTCAAGACGGTGATCGACTTCCTGCTCGGGCCGAACGCGGACGCCGCGATCATCGAACACCTGGTCGCGGCGCGCCGGGCCGGGGTCGAGCCGGCCGTCCCGTTCCGGGTCGACGAGCGGGTGCTCAAACCCCGGGTGGCCGGCCTGATCGCGGTCGGCGGCTCGCTCACCCCGCAGTGGAAGACGCTCGCGCTGCCGCTGCTGCACACCACGGTGTTCTCGATGCACATGGCGGTGGTCGACCAGGTCGTCCTCGGCGGCGCCGGCACCCCGCGCTCGATCCTGCTCGACGACGCGGCGCTGGAGCGTGCCGGCCGGCTCGGGGCGAACGTGGCGTCGCAGCTCGGCGTGCCGTTCGACGACGTGCGCTACCTCGGCGAACCGGGGCTGTGCCCGATGTGCCACCTCGACGTCGTCGAGCTGACCGGCACCGCGGTCACCTGCGCGACCTGCGGCAGCGCGGGGGAGCTGGCGGACGGCGGGGCGATCCGCTGGACGGACCTGACCACCTCGGTGATCTCGATGGCCGAGAAACGGGCGCACGCCCGGGAGATCCAGGAGACCGCCGCCGCACACGCCGCGGTGCGCTCGGACCTCGACGCGCGGGCGGCGCGGTTCGGCGGCTTCGACCGGGTGTCGCGGCCGCCTCAGGACGCGTAG
- a CDS encoding DUF2277 domain-containing protein, protein MCRNIHQLHNFEPPATPGEVHAAALQYVRKVAGATRPSQANQAAFDQAVAAIAAATQALLDELVTTAPPKDREVEAAKARARAEKRYAS, encoded by the coding sequence GTGTGCCGCAACATTCATCAACTGCACAACTTCGAGCCGCCCGCGACGCCCGGCGAGGTGCACGCCGCCGCGTTGCAGTACGTCCGGAAGGTAGCCGGGGCGACCCGCCCCTCGCAGGCGAATCAGGCCGCTTTTGATCAGGCGGTGGCGGCGATCGCGGCGGCCACCCAGGCGCTGCTGGACGAGTTGGTGACGACCGCGCCGCCGAAGGACCGCGAGGTGGAGGCGGCGAAGGCCCGGGCCCGGGCGGAGAAGCGCTACGCGTCCTGA
- a CDS encoding GGDEF domain-containing protein → MRLRTALAAGVGLAAAVQILHPMLPGPAGYALSDAIVAAAGGYAAWHYLRRARQVRAAHRVRAAYAFGACACTAWSLSNLLMLAGVLAWPVLNAPGALLSMVAAALVPVAVLLAGHRLRGVARVRRIIDVAAVSGAVFALAWEFVLAGLAGGAIQGYAVTIVAVLVVGSSVALVTLSESAPNRGMTAHQVLAVAALLQATTVLIALRNGVTGDPWYRYGAGAGYVLGAWATAVSSRLRISRPGADVVERLVFGPWALLPYLPVVSAVGVAGWRELRDGRLSPVLVWLLLASFSLVLIRQFLTLITVGRLAVALEDQKAALAHQAHHDGLTGLPNRVAFHSRATEILARRHTDVCAMMLDLDGFKPVNDTLGHAAGDEVLVVVAARLAAGLRESDLLSRFGGDEFAILIADVGREDAGAAAQRLLDRLAEPMSVHGVQVTVGGSIGLAFLRGGDVGGIGGLLRRADTAMYAAKASGKGAVRWYEPDSWTASA, encoded by the coding sequence ATGCGACTGCGCACGGCGCTGGCGGCGGGGGTCGGCCTGGCCGCGGCGGTCCAGATCCTGCACCCGATGCTGCCCGGGCCGGCCGGATATGCCCTCTCCGACGCGATCGTCGCCGCCGCCGGCGGCTACGCCGCCTGGCACTATCTCCGCCGGGCACGCCAGGTCCGCGCGGCACACCGGGTCCGCGCCGCTTACGCTTTCGGAGCCTGCGCGTGTACGGCGTGGAGCCTCTCCAACCTCCTGATGCTCGCCGGCGTGCTGGCCTGGCCGGTCCTCAACGCCCCCGGCGCGCTCCTGTCCATGGTCGCCGCCGCCCTGGTCCCGGTCGCCGTGCTGCTCGCCGGCCACCGCCTGCGCGGCGTCGCCCGGGTCCGCCGGATCATCGACGTGGCCGCGGTCTCCGGCGCGGTCTTCGCCCTGGCCTGGGAATTCGTCCTGGCCGGGCTGGCCGGCGGCGCGATCCAGGGCTACGCCGTCACGATCGTCGCGGTGCTCGTGGTCGGCTCGTCGGTGGCGCTGGTGACCCTCTCCGAGTCCGCCCCGAACCGTGGCATGACCGCCCACCAGGTCCTGGCCGTCGCCGCGCTGCTGCAGGCCACCACCGTGCTGATCGCCCTGCGCAACGGGGTCACCGGCGACCCCTGGTACCGGTACGGCGCCGGGGCGGGCTACGTCCTCGGCGCCTGGGCGACCGCGGTCTCCAGCCGGCTGCGGATCTCCCGGCCCGGCGCGGACGTGGTGGAACGCCTGGTGTTCGGGCCGTGGGCGCTGCTGCCGTACCTCCCGGTGGTGAGCGCGGTCGGGGTCGCCGGGTGGCGCGAACTGCGCGACGGCCGGCTCAGCCCGGTCCTGGTCTGGCTGCTGCTGGCCAGCTTCTCGCTGGTCCTGATCCGGCAGTTCCTCACGCTGATCACGGTCGGCCGGCTCGCGGTGGCGCTGGAGGACCAGAAGGCGGCCCTCGCCCACCAGGCGCACCACGACGGACTCACCGGGCTGCCGAACCGGGTCGCCTTCCACAGCCGGGCCACCGAGATCCTGGCCCGGCGGCACACCGACGTCTGCGCGATGATGCTCGACCTGGACGGCTTCAAGCCGGTCAACGACACCCTCGGGCACGCCGCCGGGGACGAGGTGCTGGTGGTGGTCGCCGCGCGCCTCGCGGCCGGGCTGCGGGAGAGCGATCTGCTCAGCCGGTTCGGCGGGGACGAGTTCGCGATCCTGATCGCCGACGTGGGGCGGGAAGATGCGGGGGCCGCGGCGCAACGGCTGCTCGATCGGCTGGCCGAGCCGATGAGCGTGCACGGGGTGCAGGTGACCGTGGGCGGGAGCATCGGGCTGGCGTTTCTGCGGGGTGGGGACGTGGGCGGGATCGGGGGGTTGCTCCGGCGGGCGGATACCGCGATGTATGCGGCGAAGGCTTCGGGGAAGGGTGCGGTTCGCTGGTACGAGCCGGACAGTTGGACGGCTTCCGCATAG
- a CDS encoding DUF1992 domain-containing protein, whose translation MGAHWYESSIDRQLREAAERGEFENLAGAGKPLTGYGGEYEDDWWVKDWVRREGATAGVIPPTLALRRSAEDLETVVDRLPTERDVREHVAQLNARIDKARRGHLDGPPVILPPFDADAVVTAWQERRR comes from the coding sequence ATGGGAGCGCACTGGTATGAGTCGTCCATCGACCGCCAGCTTCGTGAGGCTGCCGAGCGGGGCGAGTTCGAGAATCTGGCCGGGGCGGGAAAGCCGCTGACCGGGTACGGCGGGGAGTACGAGGACGACTGGTGGGTCAAGGACTGGGTCCGCCGGGAAGGGGCCACCGCGGGGGTGATCCCGCCGACCCTGGCGTTGCGCCGGTCGGCCGAGGATCTGGAGACCGTGGTCGACCGGCTGCCCACCGAGCGGGATGTCCGGGAGCATGTCGCCCAGCTCAACGCCCGCATCGACAAGGCGCGCCGCGGCCACCTGGACGGGCCGCCGGTGATCCTGCCGCCCTTCGACGCGGACGCGGTGGTCACCGCCTGGCAGGAACGCCGGCGCTGA
- a CDS encoding DUF6114 domain-containing protein: MATDDFWSKFRRWRRARPFWGGLFLLLSGVEFFWSSNMDMANIQIHIGPQGFLSYLLPVLMLICGVLVWFTPQQRVFYGIIGLLAALYSFIGLNLGGWFLGMILGIVGGALSLSWTPQAPRPDVRLPGPTGFSGPPQYAPEGESTQQIEVAGHDDRPHETPPAVSDPSILPGFGAAPAREDGPASGAAHTEIRSFGAAGQTTAAADEPRGDLPGPRRGLNRKALAIIMVPAVVGTTVLIGSRIPASADDCPAGLPSISSSASSSPAATSSVAAKSKITAKPTGTRTGTAAAGATKGAAATASASPTASATADAGNPILEGLQNVVDGVGNLLGIGDDESATPSASPTTSATTEPTAEPTATTTTTAPAGGDATPTASGTATPTKTTTSSAAAADEDVIPCLGARQEGLVADGGIPKSSIKPGIMKVDSLTMYNSTYEGVADVPTQNGVLKSLQFNMDKAVNKPFSLTIDEPGDATTTIKSAELTTTGHVRFYTPKMTGNLFGLIPVTFTPEQPPPLTLPILWFTDVTIELANVSCDTLTASPIQILES; the protein is encoded by the coding sequence GTGGCCACGGACGATTTCTGGAGCAAGTTCCGCCGGTGGCGGCGGGCGCGGCCGTTCTGGGGCGGCCTGTTCCTCCTGCTGTCCGGCGTCGAGTTCTTCTGGAGCTCGAACATGGACATGGCCAACATCCAGATTCACATCGGCCCGCAGGGGTTCCTCTCCTACCTGCTGCCGGTCCTGATGCTGATCTGCGGCGTGCTCGTCTGGTTCACCCCGCAGCAGCGGGTGTTCTACGGCATCATCGGCCTGCTCGCCGCGCTCTACTCGTTCATCGGGCTGAACCTCGGCGGCTGGTTCCTCGGCATGATCCTCGGCATCGTCGGCGGGGCGCTCAGCCTCTCCTGGACGCCGCAGGCCCCGCGGCCCGACGTCCGGCTCCCCGGCCCGACCGGCTTCTCCGGCCCGCCGCAGTACGCCCCGGAGGGTGAGTCCACCCAGCAGATCGAGGTCGCCGGCCACGACGACCGGCCGCACGAGACCCCGCCCGCGGTCAGCGACCCGAGCATCCTCCCCGGCTTCGGCGCCGCCCCGGCCCGCGAGGACGGCCCCGCCTCCGGCGCGGCGCACACCGAGATCCGCAGCTTCGGCGCGGCCGGCCAGACCACGGCCGCGGCCGACGAGCCGCGTGGCGATCTGCCCGGCCCGCGCCGCGGCCTGAACCGCAAGGCCCTCGCGATCATCATGGTGCCGGCGGTCGTCGGCACCACGGTCCTGATCGGCAGCCGCATCCCGGCCAGCGCCGACGACTGCCCGGCCGGCCTGCCCTCGATCAGCAGCTCGGCGTCCTCGTCGCCGGCCGCGACCTCCTCGGTCGCGGCCAAGTCGAAGATCACCGCCAAGCCGACCGGCACGCGCACCGGCACCGCCGCGGCCGGCGCGACCAAGGGCGCCGCGGCCACCGCCTCCGCCAGCCCCACCGCCTCGGCCACCGCGGACGCCGGCAACCCCATCCTCGAGGGCCTCCAGAACGTGGTCGACGGCGTCGGCAACCTGCTCGGCATCGGCGACGACGAGTCGGCCACTCCGAGTGCGTCGCCGACGACGTCGGCGACCACCGAGCCCACCGCGGAGCCGACCGCCACCACGACCACCACCGCGCCGGCCGGCGGCGACGCGACCCCGACCGCGAGCGGCACCGCCACCCCGACCAAGACCACCACCAGCAGCGCGGCCGCCGCCGACGAGGACGTCATCCCGTGCCTCGGCGCCCGCCAGGAGGGCCTGGTCGCCGACGGCGGCATCCCCAAGTCCTCGATCAAGCCGGGGATCATGAAGGTCGACTCGCTGACCATGTACAACTCGACCTACGAGGGCGTCGCCGACGTACCCACCCAGAACGGGGTCCTCAAGTCGCTCCAGTTCAACATGGACAAGGCGGTCAACAAGCCGTTCAGCCTGACCATCGACGAGCCGGGCGACGCGACCACCACGATCAAGAGCGCCGAGCTGACCACGACCGGGCACGTCCGCTTCTACACCCCGAAGATGACCGGCAACCTGTTCGGCCTGATCCCGGTCACCTTCACGCCGGAGCAGCCGCCGCCGCTGACCCTGCCGATCCTCTGGTTCACGGACGTCACGATCGAGCTGGCGAACGTCAGCTGCGACACGCTGACCGCGTCGCCGATCCAGATCCTCGAGAGCTGA